The Scylla paramamosain isolate STU-SP2022 unplaced genomic scaffold, ASM3559412v1 Contig48, whole genome shotgun sequence genome contains the following window.
CTATCATGACTATCCCAAACTATCTTTACTATTTTGACTATTACAAATAACCTATCTCTGCTACTATCCTGTACTATGCATGACTATCTGACTatctgccccctccctccccctgcttGACTTCTATTGTACTATCCTGACTGACTATCCAGAATTATGCTTGTACTATCCAAACTAACCTATGCTGTACTATCCAGATTATCTTTGTACTATCTTGAATGACTAACCTATTCTGTACTATTCTATCTTACCTATTCCTGTACTATCCAGACTATCTAACCTATCTTGTACTATCCAGTGGAACTATTCTGACTTGTACTATTTTGTCCAATCCATCTcttcacaacaacaaaaacaacgacaataatgataaaagcaataatagtagtagtagtagtagtagtaatgataataataataataataataataattaataataataacaataatagcaaagTAATTAATGTAATTGAAAATCTTGCCCTCTAAAAAATAACTGGGTTGAAAAATAAAGAgcaaaaataatattattaacattattattatttttaaaagtaataataataattgattattagctgaaaaaaataacattatataattatgaaaaaccagagagagagagagagagagagagactcattgtatcagtagtaaaagtagtattagtgcaatagtagtaatactgTTTAAATCTATCAAtcaagcaatctctctctctctctctctctctctctctctctctctctctctctcggtagcCAGCCAGCCGGTCTTCTTTGCGGTCCTGCTCTGACATGGATGGACACGAAATAGTCCAAAGAGGTCTgcaaagatagtagtagtagtagtagtagtagtagtagtagtagtagcagcagcagcagcagcagcagcagcagcagtagtagtagtagcagcagcagcagcagcagcagcagcagcagcagcagcagcagcaatagtatcatcgtcatcatcagactCACCTGAAGGGAAGATCTTGGGCAAAAATCATATTCTGGAGACCCGTTTCTGCTTTCATACACTTCATAAATGACTGGCACCTCGAGGCACTgttggaaagaaaacaggaataatTTACTCAATTTAGTGAAGCTTCCCCTTAAAACTACCGGggcggaaagaaaacgagagccaTTTCGGAGTATTAGAAGGGAGACTCGCATAAAATGTTTTCTATTGAGAGGTAACGCACAATTACGTTCAGTACTGCTAGGGGGAATTTACTTTAGTTACCCATTGAAACTCCCCTGTACAATAATAATTTACAGGGAGAGACTGAGATAcactgggggaggctgggatgcaatgggagaggctgggatgcactatgagaggctgggatgtactGGGAGAGATTGGGatgtactgggagaggctgagatgcactgggagagcCTGGGATCCACTGGCAGAGGCTgcgatgcactgggagaggctgggatgcactggaggaagctggaatgcactgggagaggctgggatggactgggagaagctgggatacattgggagagactgggatgcactgggagagactgggatgcactgggggaggctgggatacagtgggagaggctgtgatgcactgggagaggttaGGATGGACTGAGaaaggctgggatgcactgggagaggatgggatgcactgggagagacAGGTGCACTAGGAGAGGGTGGGATGGACTAAGGGTGGCTGGGATGCATTGAGAAATGCTAGGATGCACtggaagaggctgggatgcacagagagaggctgagatgcactgggagaggctgagatggactaggagaggctgggatgcactgggagaggctgggatgcactgggagaggttgggatgcactggaagaggctgggatgcactgaaggaggctgagatgcactgagggaggctgggatgctctgagggaggctgggatggattgggagaggctgagatgcactgggagaagctgggatgCACCAAGAGTGGctgagatgcactgggagaagctgggatggactgggagaggctgggctGCACCAAGAGTGGTTGAGATGCACTGGGAGAAGTTGGGATGGACtggaagaggctgggatgcactgaaggaggctgggatgcactgagggaggctgggatgctctgagggaggctgggatggattgggagaggctgaaatgcactgggagaggctgggatgcaccaAGAGTGGctgagatgcactgggagaggctggggatgAACTGGGGATGaactgggatgcactgggagaggctgggatgtactGGGGTGGCTGGGATGCAGTTggggaggctgggatggactcaAGTGAACTGGAATAGGCCATACGTTTGCAGTCTTCAAATTGTAAAGAATCTGGAGTCCCACAGAAGAGGCATCCCAGAATTTTATTGACCCATCCACATGTCtgcaaaaaatagtagtagtagtagtagtagtagtagtagtagtaatagtaaagtaatagtagcagtagtagtagaagtagtagaaggaagaaataaagaaatatatcaacaatttcatctctctctctctctctctctctcagacactcgCACAGACACCCACGCCATTCCCATGAGCCATCACTCACCCAGTCAAGGTCATTTCAGGGTAGGGGCAAGAGGTGCTGTCCCACTCCCTCCCAGAGATTGGCCACTCCTTCTCAGAGAAACCCTGCTTCCTGTGCCCCCCTCCCATGGCCCCAGCTAAGTAGAGGGCAGGGTTGAGGTCAGCAGGGCAGTCAGCCAGGTGTGTACAGCCGGTGACAGGTGACTCGTGTGTATCCCTTCAATAGGGGTTCTCAAAACAGGGGTAGCTGGGGGAGAGTAGGTCCACAACAACGATGTCATTGTGGAGAACCAACAGTGCACGGGGGTCACTCAgttctgtggagagagagagagagagagagagagagagagagagagagagagagagagagagagagagagagagagagagagagagagagagagaggtgggggggggggtctGGGAGAGGCTTGTTTCAGTGTCCAAGTTGTGAGTGACCAGTCCATATGACAGCACATACCCTGCTCTCCCTCGTGGTGCCAAGACAATGACCTGTGAATGGGAGGTCAGATCAGGTTATgtggggtcaggtcaggtgataTTAGAAATGTTTTATGGTtgtagagacagattaacagcatttctacactactaacaggagaaacactttaaaagattctagttgaagtgacacgggtttttaagggtgttgtaacagattaggttaggttaggttactaataataactgctctctctctctctctctctctctctctctctctctctctctctctctctctctctctctctctctctctctctctcactttctctctcactctctttattACCTTAGGAGTTCAGCAGACTAGTATCTGACATCAGCACAGCGGCCCTTGAAGTCCCATAGAACCAGCTGCCCACTTTCATATTCAATCAGCAGttgcaatagtaatagtagtagtagtagtagtagtagtagtagtagtagtagtagtagtagtagtagtagtagtagtagtagtagtagtagtagtagcagcagtagtagtaaaacaacaataataacagcaataataataataataataataataataaaataataataataataataataataataataataataataataataataataataataatttctccttgagagagagagagagagagagagagagagagagagagagagagagagagagagagagagagagagagagagttattccctttaaaggaaagaaaacactaaaaatattataatcaaaatctctctctctctctctctctctctctctctctctctctctctctctctctctctctctctctcaatgtccctACATGTTTCTATCTTTaactctcttcatttctctcttttttccacccttttcatcacctacccactccctctccttccttctctctctctctctctctctctctctctctctctctctctctctctctctctctctctctctctctctctctctcactcttgacAGGGTTTTCACTGAGGTGTACCACTGCACCAGGGTGTGTCTTGCATCACCtgcaatggtagtagtagtagtagtagtagtagtggtggtggtgatggtggtggtagtagtagtagtagtagtagttcactAACTTCtaagaggaaaggtagaaaaattaagaatatttgACTTAAACACTACAAAtataaccatctctctctctctctctctctctctctctctctctcccagggtcCCTACACCCTTCCTGTACTCCCACACACCTTtagacacccttaaaaatcccccTTAAGAGCCCAtacaaataatataaacaaactTAATATAACCTTCAAAATCCcaatttatttcctctcccaaGCCTTTCCCAGggtccctccacccttcccctaCCCCCAcacacctttaaacacccttaaaaacccttaaaccTTAAAATGCTTACAGTTCAATAGCCTTATTCCAGTTCATGCAGTATCCATTTAATTGCAGTCACAATTTTAACGAAGTGGATGTTGCTGCGCTCTGTCCCCAAATATGGCCATTTGCTTTGGAATGGGACGTGTAAGGTGGTGATACTGTGCGGAGaagttgtagcagtagcagtagcagtagcagtagtactagtagtagtagtagtaatagtagtagtagaagtagtagtagaagctgGGAGGTGAactgatggaaggcttaaaatattgcatctctctctctctctctctcaccaaataaacaaggaaagtctgttgttgttgttgttgttgttaggtggTCACATGCTGCTGAGTCATCCTGTCCTGGAGTGGCTGTGTCTTGCAGGTCACGGGGGGGTCACAGGTCACAGGGGGGTTCACAGGCTGCCTGAGTTGGTCTGTGGAGGAAGAACAATGGCAATATTCACCTCCACTAATTCCTAATACTATTCcatcttcccatcccttccaccTCCAGCCTTCCACTGCGACACTGCCACCAAGCCTGGTGTGGATGCACCTCTGCCTCAGGAATCAAgcactcaatcaatcaatcaatcaataaatacataaaaagatgaaTCTGGGCAGTGTTTAGGTGAGTGGCAGAGGTGAACCGTCAGATGACATCTCCCCACTGCTGTAATGGTCTTTGTAATCCACCTTTTAtcattcccccctctctctctctctctctctctctggcaagtgTGGGTGCAGTAACACTGGACAAGTCAAGTACACGCACGTTACCTCCACCTTCAATAAGCCAGTGGACCTGTACTGCTGCGGCTCTTCCACCCACCAGGCAAGTCAAGGCTGCTTGTGTCGCCTGACCTGTTGATGCGCCTGCAACAACGTCCACCCGTCGGTCCGCGCGTGCGGGCCGCGACCCGGCCGGGAGGGACCGCACGTCTACACGAATGGCGGGTCCAGCGGCGGGCGCTCGCCGGCGGGCGAGCTCTTGGGCACGGCAGGAAGGAGGCCGTCCAGACACCCTCTGTGTCAGGGCACGCGTCACCTCTTCCCGAACCGCCCTCCGCTTTAAAGCGTCATGCGTGCTCCTTAAGGCGTCTGCAATGAAGGAGTCAAGTTAGCCTCAACAATCTGTAAGTGTGCTTCACGAACACAGGTGACACACAACAAGGGGAGCCCCAGACAACAGGTGACGTGCAAatccccacatacacacacaaagcctgACAAGCAAGCACAACTAACAGCAATAGCCACGGCCACCTCCGTTTCCGAGCCCTCCACCTCACCATGCCTCAC
Protein-coding sequences here:
- the LOC135098160 gene encoding uncharacterized protein LOC135098160 isoform X1 → MGGGHRKQGFSEKEWPISGREWDSTSCPYPEMTLTGHVDGSIKFWDASSVGLQILYNLKTANVWPIPVHLSPSQPPQLHPSHPSTSQPLPVHPSSSPVHPQPLPVHLSHSWCIPASPSAFQPLPIHPSLPQSIPASLSASQPPSVHPSLFQSIPTSPSASQPLLVQPSLSQSIPASPSASQPLLVHPSFSQCISASPNPSQPPSEHPSLPQCISASFSASQPLPVHPNLSQCIPASPSASQPLLVHLSLSQCISASLCASQPLPVHPSISQCIPATLSPSHPLLVHLSLPVHPILSQCIPAFLSPS
- the LOC135098160 gene encoding uncharacterized protein LOC135098160 isoform X2, which translates into the protein MAYSSSLESIPASPTASQPPQYIPASPSASQFIPSSSPASPSASQPLLVHPSLSQCISASPNPSQPPSEHPSLPQCIPASFSASQPLPVHPNFSQCISTTLGAAQPLPVHPSFSQCISATLGASQLLPVHLSLSQSIPASLRASQPPSVHLSLLQCIPASSSASQPLPVHPSLSQCIPASPSPSQPLPVHLSLSLCIPASSSAS